In Sediminitomix flava, the following proteins share a genomic window:
- a CDS encoding flotillin family protein, translating into MELFGIVGSSVFGSLFLFILFLISRYKRCPSNKVLVIYGKVGKGRSAKCIHGGGSLVWPVIQSWQFLHLTPINIEIDLSGALSKQNIRINTPSTFTVGISTNEHIMLNAAERLLGLEEHQIKEQALDIILGQLRLVIATLDIEEINQDREQFLALVNKHVASELNKVGLELINVNIKDITDDSGYIEAIGKKAAAEAVNKARVEVAVQETSGATGEAKAQREREIRVAEEQAGSEKGKKEAETEKRVKLAELETVASIGEANSQKEKDVQLAIQAAEAEEGKKEADAHKRVKVAGLEAEAIEGENISKAKVADYNAELAEKTAAADRKSEVARANAKEEILKAEKEVEKARLQKEEVVLKEIEKQKIEIEADAKAAEIRRIAQGEADAQLMKFQAEAEGLRKVLEAKAEGYQEIIKACGGDTKAAATLLLLEKLEELVGKQTEAMANLKIDKITVWESGGSEGGSSTSNFIKNFIGALPPMHELAKQAGIDLPQFLGDMSTEEFIENNQIENSDVEIQVPTGDEKVSRLNGAEITEED; encoded by the coding sequence ATGGAACTTTTTGGTATTGTCGGTAGCTCGGTCTTCGGATCGCTATTCCTATTTATCCTCTTCCTTATTAGTAGGTACAAACGTTGTCCTTCTAATAAAGTGTTAGTCATTTATGGTAAAGTAGGGAAAGGAAGAAGTGCAAAATGTATACACGGGGGCGGATCATTGGTTTGGCCTGTAATTCAGAGTTGGCAATTCTTGCATCTTACTCCAATCAACATCGAAATTGATTTGAGTGGTGCACTTTCAAAACAAAATATTCGTATCAATACACCAAGTACATTTACCGTAGGTATCTCTACCAACGAGCACATTATGCTCAATGCAGCAGAACGTTTGTTAGGTTTGGAAGAACACCAAATCAAAGAACAAGCGCTAGATATCATTTTGGGTCAATTGCGTTTGGTGATTGCTACTTTGGACATTGAGGAAATCAACCAAGATCGTGAACAATTCTTGGCATTGGTGAATAAGCACGTAGCTTCAGAATTGAATAAAGTCGGACTAGAGCTCATCAACGTGAACATTAAAGATATCACCGACGACTCTGGTTATATTGAGGCTATTGGTAAAAAAGCTGCTGCTGAGGCTGTGAACAAAGCAAGAGTTGAAGTTGCTGTTCAAGAAACAAGCGGTGCTACAGGTGAAGCAAAAGCGCAACGTGAGCGCGAAATCCGAGTAGCGGAAGAACAAGCAGGTTCTGAAAAAGGTAAAAAAGAAGCTGAAACAGAAAAACGTGTCAAACTAGCCGAGCTTGAAACCGTCGCATCTATTGGTGAAGCAAATTCTCAAAAAGAAAAAGACGTACAACTAGCTATCCAAGCTGCTGAGGCGGAAGAAGGTAAAAAAGAAGCCGATGCACACAAAAGGGTAAAAGTAGCTGGTTTGGAAGCCGAAGCCATTGAAGGAGAGAATATCTCGAAAGCAAAGGTAGCGGACTACAATGCTGAATTGGCAGAAAAAACAGCTGCAGCAGATCGTAAATCGGAAGTGGCTAGAGCCAATGCAAAAGAAGAAATCTTGAAAGCTGAAAAAGAAGTAGAGAAAGCTCGTTTGCAAAAAGAAGAAGTTGTTCTCAAAGAAATCGAGAAGCAAAAAATCGAGATCGAAGCAGATGCCAAAGCAGCAGAAATCCGCAGAATTGCACAAGGGGAAGCAGATGCTCAATTGATGAAATTCCAAGCAGAAGCAGAAGGTCTTCGCAAAGTACTGGAAGCAAAAGCAGAAGGTTATCAAGAAATCATTAAGGCTTGTGGCGGAGATACCAAAGCAGCTGCCACGCTCCTACTTCTTGAAAAACTAGAAGAGCTTGTCGGGAAACAAACTGAAGCAATGGCTAATCTCAAAATTGATAAGATCACCGTTTGGGAATCGGGTGGTTCTGAAGGTGGTAGCAGTACTTCCAATTTTATCAAAAACTTTATCGGAGCACTTCCTCCAATGCACGAATTAGCGAAACAAGCGGGTATTGATCTGCCACAATTCTTAGGTGATATGTCTACGGAAGAATTTATTGAAAATAATCAAATCGAAAACTCAGATGTAGAGATTCAAGTCCCAACCGGAGATGAAAAAGTCAGTCGATTAAACGGAGCAGAAATTACGGAAGAAGATTAA
- the purD gene encoding phosphoribosylamine--glycine ligase translates to MKVLVIGSGGREHTFTWKLAQSELVTKLYVAPGNAGTAQIAENLKIGVSDFEEIKKAVIDRAIDMVVVGPEQPLVDGIADFFAEDADLQHVKVIGPKKEGAILEGSKDYSKQFMLRHGIPTGASETFTHDTLEEGFAYLEKETAPYVLKADGLAAGKGVIITSDLQEAKDTLKEMLQGKFGDASSSVVIEQHLSGIELSVFVLTDGNGYITFPSAKDYKRIGEGDTGLNTGGMGCVSPVPFADDEFMQKVEERVIAPTVEGLKKDNIDFTGFLFIGLMNVNGDPYVIEYNVRMGDPETEVVLPLLKSDLAEIFQLAAEKRLSEAKVEIDTRTATTVMLVSGGYPEAYEKGKIITGLDKVKNVIPFHAGTTHNEAGDVVTNGGRVIALTAYGDSMEEALAKSYEAVEVVEFQKKNFRSDIGFDLK, encoded by the coding sequence ATGAAAGTATTAGTTATAGGTTCCGGAGGAAGAGAGCACACATTTACTTGGAAATTAGCTCAAAGTGAGCTAGTCACTAAATTATATGTTGCGCCAGGAAATGCAGGTACTGCACAAATTGCTGAAAACCTCAAAATTGGGGTAAGCGACTTCGAAGAAATCAAAAAAGCGGTAATCGATAGAGCCATTGATATGGTAGTTGTCGGACCAGAGCAACCACTTGTAGATGGTATTGCTGACTTCTTTGCTGAAGATGCCGATTTACAACATGTAAAGGTGATCGGACCGAAGAAAGAAGGTGCGATCCTAGAAGGTAGCAAGGATTATTCGAAGCAATTTATGCTAAGACATGGCATTCCTACAGGAGCTTCTGAAACTTTTACACACGATACTTTAGAAGAAGGATTCGCTTATCTTGAAAAAGAAACTGCTCCTTACGTTTTGAAAGCGGACGGACTTGCAGCTGGAAAAGGAGTAATCATCACTAGTGACCTACAAGAAGCAAAAGATACACTAAAAGAAATGCTTCAAGGAAAATTCGGTGATGCTAGTAGTAGCGTTGTGATCGAGCAACACTTGAGCGGTATCGAACTTTCAGTTTTCGTTCTTACTGACGGAAACGGCTATATTACTTTCCCTTCTGCAAAAGATTACAAGCGTATCGGAGAAGGTGATACAGGTTTGAATACTGGTGGAATGGGTTGTGTTTCTCCTGTTCCTTTTGCCGATGACGAGTTCATGCAAAAAGTAGAAGAGCGTGTTATTGCTCCTACAGTAGAAGGACTGAAAAAAGATAATATCGACTTCACAGGTTTCTTGTTCATCGGTTTGATGAATGTAAATGGAGATCCTTACGTAATTGAATATAACGTTCGTATGGGTGACCCAGAAACTGAAGTTGTATTGCCATTGTTGAAATCTGACTTGGCAGAAATTTTCCAATTGGCAGCAGAAAAGAGACTTTCTGAAGCTAAGGTAGAAATTGATACACGTACAGCAACTACAGTTATGCTTGTTTCGGGTGGCTATCCTGAGGCCTATGAGAAAGGAAAAATCATTACGGGTCTAGACAAAGTAAAAAATGTCATTCCTTTCCATGCAGGAACCACACACAATGAAGCTGGCGATGTAGTTACGAACGGAGGTCGTGTAATTGCACTTACAGCATACGGCGACTCTATGGAAGAAGCTTTAGCAAAATCTTACGAGGCTGTTGAAGTTGTGGAATTCCAGAAAAAGAATTTCCGTTCTGATATCGGATTTGATCTTAAATAA
- a CDS encoding NfeD family protein gives MDFLKELFGTSSSFEAIYWAIAVSATGLMGLKSILSFIGLDLDADFELGLDGDEISVSAILTVLMTIGWSGVLGYKLTSYNDLVILITASVAGVASLGASIFIGGRLKKELEHSGNIDLKNAIGKTAKVYLTIPAGKAEKGQIEIELQGRLKIMDAISENLIPSGASVIVYDVNEHSLVVEPIPSVES, from the coding sequence ATGGATTTTTTAAAAGAACTATTTGGAACATCATCAAGTTTCGAAGCCATTTATTGGGCTATAGCAGTCAGTGCTACAGGACTGATGGGCTTAAAATCTATCCTTTCATTTATTGGACTTGACCTAGACGCTGACTTTGAACTAGGTCTAGACGGTGATGAAATTTCAGTATCAGCCATTCTTACTGTACTGATGACCATCGGATGGTCGGGTGTTCTCGGGTACAAACTCACCTCTTATAATGATCTCGTTATTCTGATCACTGCAAGTGTGGCTGGTGTCGCCTCATTGGGTGCGAGTATTTTTATAGGAGGACGACTCAAAAAAGAGCTTGAACATAGCGGAAATATAGATTTGAAAAATGCGATAGGAAAAACAGCTAAAGTTTATCTGACTATCCCTGCCGGAAAAGCAGAAAAAGGACAAATCGAGATTGAACTTCAAGGAAGATTAAAAATCATGGACGCCATCAGTGAGAATCTCATTCCTTCGGGTGCATCTGTTATTGTCTACGACGTCAATGAACATTCTTTAGTGGTAGAACCTATCCCATCTGTAGAATCCTAG
- a CDS encoding SPFH domain-containing protein — protein MGFFDRNIFIDIIEWLPENDDLIVYKYDRHDNEIKNGAQLIVRESQVAVIIEQGQFADVFYPGTHTLSTENIPLLSDLRGWKHGFDSPFVTEVYYINTKFITDLGWGTPNEIMLRDADFGIVRISAYGSYHVKVNDPVTFLKEVSGVEDAFTTEMLDEKLMPFVLSNFTDTLGEAKVPALDLAMKYKEIGDECEVLLQTKFDQFGIEIANFIVENISLPESVQEAIDQRASMGAIGNMNTYQQYQMGNAMGNVGEGNSEGGSVNSTINDAMQMGMNMGMASNMINQMMGMQRNAQAPQNQQAPPPVPSGPGAPPPVPGAAPSQLSFHISSNGSQYGPYTLDQLKQYVAEGRVNKDTMVWREGMPAWAPMGTHTETASLFGGMATPPPPPPPM, from the coding sequence ATGGGATTTTTTGATAGAAATATCTTCATTGACATCATTGAATGGCTACCTGAAAATGATGATCTCATTGTCTACAAATATGACCGCCACGACAATGAAATTAAAAATGGCGCACAACTTATCGTAAGAGAATCGCAAGTTGCTGTAATTATTGAGCAAGGACAGTTTGCAGATGTCTTTTACCCAGGAACCCACACCCTGTCTACAGAAAACATTCCACTCCTTTCAGACCTAAGAGGATGGAAGCATGGTTTTGATAGCCCATTTGTAACAGAAGTTTACTACATCAATACCAAGTTCATCACAGACCTTGGTTGGGGTACTCCAAATGAGATTATGCTAAGAGATGCCGATTTCGGTATCGTAAGAATTAGTGCTTATGGAAGCTACCATGTAAAAGTAAATGATCCTGTAACTTTCTTGAAAGAAGTAAGTGGTGTAGAAGATGCTTTCACTACCGAAATGTTAGATGAAAAGCTAATGCCATTCGTACTTTCAAACTTTACAGATACTCTAGGAGAAGCAAAAGTTCCTGCGCTTGATCTTGCGATGAAGTACAAAGAGATTGGTGATGAATGTGAAGTGCTTTTACAAACAAAGTTCGATCAATTTGGTATCGAGATTGCGAATTTTATCGTTGAAAATATTTCTCTGCCAGAATCTGTACAAGAGGCTATCGATCAAAGAGCTAGTATGGGAGCGATTGGGAATATGAATACCTATCAGCAATATCAGATGGGCAATGCCATGGGCAATGTAGGCGAAGGGAATTCTGAAGGAGGTTCTGTAAATAGTACCATAAACGATGCTATGCAAATGGGCATGAATATGGGAATGGCCTCCAATATGATTAACCAAATGATGGGTATGCAGCGAAATGCTCAAGCACCCCAAAATCAGCAAGCGCCTCCACCGGTACCATCTGGACCAGGTGCTCCTCCTCCTGTTCCTGGGGCAGCTCCATCTCAATTGTCTTTCCACATATCAAGTAACGGATCTCAGTATGGACCTTATACTTTAGATCAACTTAAACAGTATGTGGCAGAAGGACGAGTAAATAAAGATACAATGGTATGGAGAGAAGGTATGCCTGCTTGGGCTCCAATGGGCACACATACTGAAACAGCTAGCCTGTTTGGAGGAATGGCTACACCACCTCCCCCACCACCGCCAATGTAG
- the recQ gene encoding DNA helicase RecQ, with product MIAEFDDKLKDKLKEVFGYDQFRGNQDSIIKNILQGKNTFVIMPTGAGKSLCYQLPALMQDGVAIVISPLIALMKNQVDQLNALGVNAHFLNSTLTKTELNKVRKQTLEGKVKLLYVAPESLTKEDNVKLLQNTNISLVAIDEAHCISEWGHDFRPEYRRIKSIIEQLGDLPIIALTATATPKVRSDIQRNLRMEDADVFLSSFYRDNLYYDVRPKVNPNKQLVKFVNQYKGKSGIVYCLSRKKVEEVAEFLSVNGVKAVPYHAGMDANLRMKNQDAFLNEDVDVVVATIAFGMGIDKPDVRFVVHYDAPKSLEGYYQETGRAGRDGLEGHCLMFFSPKDVQKLEKFNKDKPVTERDNAKILLQEITAYANSSVCRPRQLLHYFGEDMGKNCENCDNCKKAKEEFEGKEFINLAIKAALQTDQRFNMQHLVNVLRGEDDQYVNSYNHNTIEVFAKGKEENEIFWEMIIRKAMIFGYLIKDTENITIIKVTEKGKDFVDNPVSITLTKDYDYSEASIDEDEEQVNNSHGFDETLYDMLKKLRKEVAKQKGLPPYVIFQDPSLEEMATTYPSTNDELAQVNGVGMGKVRKFGKPFIDLINKYVEENDIVTATDVVVKSAVDKSKIKIYIIQQIDRKMDLDDIADGKSISFDELLDEIEHICYSGTKLNLDYYIDSIMEEDKIDEIYDYFMETDTDSLDVALDELDEEISEEEIRLIRVKFLSELAL from the coding sequence ATGATCGCAGAATTTGACGATAAGCTAAAGGATAAACTAAAGGAGGTTTTCGGGTACGATCAATTCAGAGGCAATCAAGACAGTATTATTAAGAATATTCTTCAGGGGAAAAATACGTTTGTCATCATGCCTACTGGTGCTGGTAAATCATTATGTTACCAATTGCCCGCATTGATGCAAGATGGAGTAGCCATTGTAATTTCGCCACTCATCGCCCTAATGAAGAATCAGGTTGATCAACTCAATGCATTAGGTGTAAATGCACATTTCCTTAATTCAACACTAACTAAGACAGAACTAAATAAGGTACGCAAACAGACACTAGAAGGGAAAGTAAAACTTTTATACGTAGCTCCAGAGTCTCTCACCAAAGAAGACAATGTGAAGTTACTTCAGAATACGAATATATCGCTTGTAGCTATTGATGAGGCACACTGTATTTCGGAATGGGGACATGATTTCCGACCAGAATATCGCCGCATAAAAAGCATTATAGAACAATTGGGAGACTTGCCGATTATTGCACTTACGGCAACAGCTACCCCAAAAGTTCGCTCAGACATTCAGCGCAACCTCCGCATGGAAGATGCTGATGTTTTTCTATCATCTTTTTACAGAGACAACCTTTATTACGACGTAAGACCAAAAGTCAACCCAAACAAACAACTCGTTAAATTTGTCAACCAATACAAAGGTAAATCGGGGATTGTTTATTGTTTGAGTCGTAAAAAGGTAGAAGAAGTAGCCGAGTTTCTATCGGTCAATGGCGTAAAAGCCGTTCCTTATCATGCAGGTATGGATGCCAATCTTCGTATGAAAAACCAAGATGCTTTCTTGAACGAAGATGTAGACGTAGTAGTCGCTACCATTGCATTTGGTATGGGTATCGACAAGCCAGATGTTCGCTTTGTTGTACACTACGATGCACCAAAATCGCTTGAAGGGTATTACCAAGAAACAGGTCGAGCAGGAAGAGATGGTTTGGAAGGACATTGTTTGATGTTCTTTAGCCCAAAAGATGTTCAGAAGCTAGAAAAATTCAATAAAGATAAGCCTGTTACTGAACGGGATAATGCCAAAATTCTTTTACAGGAAATCACGGCCTATGCCAACTCATCAGTTTGTCGTCCTCGTCAACTACTCCATTACTTCGGAGAAGATATGGGGAAAAACTGTGAGAACTGCGATAACTGTAAAAAGGCAAAAGAAGAGTTTGAGGGCAAAGAGTTTATCAATCTAGCCATCAAAGCTGCCTTACAAACCGATCAACGTTTCAATATGCAGCACTTAGTAAATGTGCTCAGAGGCGAAGATGATCAGTATGTAAATAGCTACAATCATAATACCATTGAGGTTTTTGCGAAAGGCAAAGAAGAAAATGAGATCTTTTGGGAAATGATTATCCGAAAAGCCATGATCTTCGGTTACCTTATCAAAGACACGGAAAATATCACGATCATCAAAGTCACTGAAAAAGGAAAAGACTTTGTAGATAATCCTGTGTCTATTACCCTCACAAAAGATTATGATTACTCAGAGGCTTCTATCGATGAAGACGAAGAGCAAGTAAATAACAGCCATGGTTTTGATGAAACTCTTTACGATATGCTCAAAAAGCTACGTAAAGAAGTCGCAAAACAAAAAGGCCTACCTCCATATGTCATATTCCAAGATCCATCTCTTGAAGAAATGGCAACAACTTATCCTTCTACCAACGACGAACTAGCACAAGTCAATGGTGTAGGTATGGGTAAAGTCAGAAAATTTGGAAAGCCATTCATTGATCTGATCAACAAATATGTGGAAGAAAATGACATTGTAACAGCCACAGATGTTGTTGTCAAATCTGCTGTCGATAAATCTAAAATCAAGATTTACATCATTCAGCAAATTGATCGAAAAATGGATTTGGATGACATTGCTGATGGAAAAAGTATCTCCTTTGACGAGCTCCTCGATGAAATCGAGCACATCTGTTATTCGGGTACCAAACTAAATCTAGATTATTACATCGACTCCATTATGGAAGAAGATAAGATCGATGAAATCTACGACTACTTTATGGAAACCGATACCGATAGTTTAGATGTTGCACTCGATGAGCTAGACGAAGAAATTTCCGAGGAGGAAATAAGACTCATTCGGGTCAAATTTCTATCAGAACTCGCTCTTTAA
- a CDS encoding DUF4251 domain-containing protein, whose product MKNIVFTLGLLFSMMLSLASLGQNKHEVEYEQLIEMIGRQNFIFEAQRVSPQGGRQIDVVGDNYTLKITEEEAEAFLPFFGRAFTGSYGDTEGGIKFKELMQNVEFKKNDKKHRVIFKFTVRSPKDTYDCTLNISRGGFATLSINSQKKSSISYTGRVYEADQENE is encoded by the coding sequence ATGAAAAATATAGTATTTACCCTAGGTCTACTTTTTTCGATGATGCTTTCATTGGCGTCTTTAGGCCAGAATAAGCATGAGGTAGAATATGAGCAACTCATTGAAATGATCGGTCGTCAGAATTTTATTTTTGAAGCTCAAAGAGTTTCACCTCAAGGCGGCAGGCAAATAGATGTGGTTGGGGATAACTATACATTAAAAATTACAGAAGAAGAGGCAGAAGCTTTTTTACCATTCTTTGGAAGGGCTTTTACAGGTAGTTATGGAGATACGGAAGGTGGCATTAAGTTTAAAGAGTTAATGCAAAACGTAGAATTTAAGAAGAATGACAAGAAGCATAGAGTCATATTTAAATTTACGGTTCGATCTCCGAAAGATACTTACGATTGTACGCTAAATATTTCGAGAGGGGGCTTTGCAACTCTTTCAATCAATAGTCAGAAAAAATCATCGATCAGTTATACGGGAAGAGTTTATGAAGCTGATCAAGAAAATGAATAA
- a CDS encoding 5-(carboxyamino)imidazole ribonucleotide synthase produces MQHPDKLPKVGVLGGGQLGRMMIQSSMNLNVYIKSLDPDPNAPCASLANEFHNGSLTDYDTVLAFGQDVDVVTVEIENVNVDALAELEKQGKKVFPQPHILKIIQDKRLQKEFYRENGIPTSEYFLIDRKEDLPKHKDFLPAVMKIGKGGYDGRGVEIIRSEADFEKGFEAPSLLEDLVNIEKEISIIIARNEKGATTVFPPVELVYTPQNMVDYLLGPANISNEILEKANTIATDLINKMGMVGLLAVEMFVTPEGDVLVNEVAPRTHNSGHQTIEANLTSQFEQHLRAILNLPLGSTKMRSASAMVNLLGEEGHTGEAVYEGLHEVLSKEGVFIHLYGKLMTKPHRKMGHVTIVDEDMDKLKEKIEIVKKTLKVKAL; encoded by the coding sequence ATGCAACATCCAGATAAACTTCCAAAAGTAGGTGTTTTAGGAGGTGGACAATTAGGCCGAATGATGATTCAGTCTAGTATGAACCTCAATGTTTACATCAAATCGCTAGATCCTGATCCGAATGCCCCTTGTGCTTCATTGGCCAACGAATTCCATAACGGATCATTGACTGACTACGACACTGTTTTGGCTTTTGGTCAAGATGTAGATGTAGTTACGGTAGAAATCGAGAACGTAAACGTGGATGCCCTTGCTGAATTGGAAAAACAAGGCAAAAAAGTATTCCCTCAGCCACACATTCTTAAAATCATTCAAGACAAAAGACTTCAGAAAGAATTCTACCGTGAAAATGGTATTCCTACTTCTGAATATTTCTTGATCGACAGAAAAGAAGATCTTCCTAAACACAAAGATTTTCTCCCTGCCGTAATGAAAATAGGAAAAGGCGGTTATGACGGAAGAGGTGTTGAAATCATCCGTTCTGAAGCTGATTTCGAGAAAGGTTTTGAAGCTCCGTCTTTGTTAGAAGACCTTGTCAACATTGAAAAGGAAATCTCAATCATCATTGCGAGAAATGAAAAAGGAGCGACAACTGTATTCCCTCCTGTGGAATTAGTTTACACTCCTCAAAATATGGTGGACTACTTATTAGGCCCTGCCAATATCAGCAATGAGATTCTTGAGAAAGCAAATACGATTGCAACTGACCTTATCAACAAAATGGGAATGGTTGGTCTCTTGGCGGTCGAAATGTTTGTAACACCTGAAGGTGATGTATTGGTAAACGAAGTAGCACCACGTACACACAACAGCGGTCACCAAACAATTGAAGCTAACCTAACTTCTCAATTCGAGCAACACCTTAGAGCCATCTTGAATTTGCCATTAGGAAGCACCAAAATGCGTTCTGCTTCGGCAATGGTAAACCTTTTGGGTGAAGAAGGACACACAGGAGAAGCTGTCTACGAAGGACTCCATGAAGTACTATCCAAAGAAGGTGTATTTATTCACCTTTATGGAAAGCTCATGACAAAACCTCACCGTAAAATGGGGCACGTTACTATCGTAGATGAAGACATGGATAAATTGAAAGAGAAAATTGAAATCGTAAAGAAGACTTTAAAGGTAAAAGCACTTTAA
- a CDS encoding group III truncated hemoglobin encodes MKEELKDRTTIEILVRRFYDKVKEDELIGHIFNTMISDWESHIQLLTDFWETNLLFVSKYKGNPPKMHVDVDREMGNVIDQQHFDRWLQLWNQTVDESYEGKLAEQAKYRAGNIAFVLLSKMINART; translated from the coding sequence ATGAAAGAAGAGTTAAAGGATAGAACAACGATAGAAATTCTTGTTAGGCGTTTTTATGATAAGGTAAAAGAAGATGAATTAATCGGTCATATTTTCAATACCATGATTTCTGATTGGGAATCACATATTCAATTGCTCACTGACTTTTGGGAGACGAATTTATTATTTGTGAGTAAGTACAAAGGTAATCCTCCGAAGATGCATGTTGATGTAGATCGGGAGATGGGAAATGTAATAGACCAACAACATTTTGATCGTTGGTTACAACTCTGGAATCAGACAGTAGATGAAAGCTATGAAGGAAAGTTGGCTGAACAAGCTAAATATAGGGCAGGAAATATTGCGTTTGTTTTACTTTCTAAAATGATAAATGCTAGAACTTAA
- a CDS encoding TerC family protein, with protein sequence MDVYLNSEIWVALITLTFLEVILGIDNIVFISMITGKLPQQNRAKVRNTGLVLALISRIALLLGLVHLIGITKPLFTVFNLQITVHDLILLIGGLFLIYKSTAEIHNKIRGEKEEENCVSEKSSSFWAIVLHIVLFDNIFSFDSILTAIGLTQHVWIMITAAVISMSLLICFSGKIADFINAHPNLQILALAFLILIGFTLVLEALNYHIPKGYIYFAVVFSLGVEFVNMKIRKRMLNLILNRKGPFNQALHSFRKKKKSTPK encoded by the coding sequence ATGGACGTATATCTGAATTCCGAAATTTGGGTAGCTTTAATTACACTCACTTTTTTGGAGGTCATTCTAGGAATTGACAACATTGTGTTCATTTCTATGATCACAGGGAAACTCCCGCAACAGAATCGGGCGAAAGTAAGAAATACAGGCTTAGTCTTGGCTCTGATTTCAAGAATTGCTTTACTGCTCGGGCTTGTTCACCTCATTGGTATCACAAAGCCACTATTTACCGTTTTTAACCTCCAAATAACTGTACACGATCTGATTCTTCTGATCGGAGGTCTTTTTCTGATTTATAAAAGTACAGCAGAAATTCATAACAAGATCAGAGGAGAAAAGGAGGAAGAAAACTGTGTGTCAGAAAAAAGCAGCAGTTTTTGGGCGATTGTACTACACATTGTTCTTTTCGATAACATCTTCTCATTTGACAGTATTCTCACAGCCATAGGACTAACCCAACACGTGTGGATTATGATTACGGCAGCAGTCATCTCTATGAGTTTACTGATTTGTTTCTCGGGAAAAATCGCAGACTTTATCAATGCACATCCTAACCTACAAATTTTAGCCTTAGCCTTTCTTATTCTGATCGGTTTCACGCTTGTTTTAGAAGCCTTGAATTATCATATCCCTAAAGGATATATCTACTTTGCAGTTGTCTTTTCACTTGGAGTAGAGTTTGTCAATATGAAAATCAGAAAACGAATGCTAAACCTGATATTGAATAGAAAAGGACCTTTTAATCAAGCCTTGCATTCTTTCAGAAAAAAGAAAAAATCTACTCCCAAATAG
- a CDS encoding response regulator, whose product MKKILLIEDNPEMRENTAEILELSGYDVLTAENGKIGVELAKNQKPDLIICDVMMPELDGYGVLFVLSKDPETASIPFIFLTAKAEKSDFRKGMSHGADDYLTKPFDDVELLDAIESRLKKSDILRQKFEKSEEGLESFLDEAQGVEDLDKLSTNRKKRGYKKKSVLFYEGDFPNALLHINKGKVKTYKTNEDGKEYITGLHGPGEFLGYIALLKDVPYTETAMVLEECEVSLIPKEDFFALVHSNRDVSNKFIKMLSNEIISNEEKLLRLAYGSVRQRVAEVLLQLEERYTAQGSKMVITRDDLAKLVGTAKETLIRTLSDFKEEQLIEIKEKNISIINRAKMERICR is encoded by the coding sequence ATGAAAAAAATCTTACTGATCGAGGATAATCCCGAGATGAGAGAAAACACCGCTGAGATCTTAGAATTATCCGGATATGATGTGTTGACAGCGGAAAACGGTAAGATAGGAGTAGAACTCGCTAAAAACCAGAAGCCAGACCTTATCATCTGTGATGTAATGATGCCTGAGCTTGATGGATACGGTGTGCTATTCGTATTAAGTAAAGATCCAGAAACTGCTAGTATTCCATTTATTTTCCTTACGGCTAAAGCTGAAAAGAGTGATTTCAGAAAAGGTATGAGTCATGGTGCTGACGATTATCTTACGAAGCCATTTGACGATGTTGAATTACTTGATGCTATCGAGAGCCGATTGAAGAAAAGTGATATCCTTCGTCAGAAATTCGAGAAATCGGAAGAAGGTCTAGAAAGCTTCTTAGATGAAGCTCAAGGTGTAGAAGACCTAGATAAACTTTCTACCAACCGTAAGAAAAGAGGATATAAGAAGAAAAGCGTTCTTTTCTATGAAGGTGATTTCCCAAATGCCTTGTTACACATCAACAAGGGTAAGGTGAAGACCTACAAGACGAATGAGGACGGAAAAGAATATATTACTGGACTTCACGGACCAGGAGAATTCTTAGGATATATCGCTTTATTGAAAGACGTTCCTTACACAGAAACTGCCATGGTTCTAGAGGAGTGTGAAGTTAGCCTTATCCCTAAAGAAGACTTCTTTGCTTTGGTACATAGCAACAGAGATGTTTCTAACAAATTCATCAAAATGCTATCTAATGAGATCATCTCAAATGAAGAAAAATTACTTCGTTTGGCATACGGTTCTGTAAGACAGCGTGTGGCAGAAGTATTACTTCAACTTGAAGAAAGATATACAGCTCAAGGTTCTAAAATGGTCATTACTCGTGATGATTTAGCAAAATTGGTAGGTACTGCCAAAGAGACGCTAATCCGTACACTTTCTGACTTCAAAGAGGAACAATTGATCGAAATCAAGGAAAAAAATATTTCCATCATAAATAGGGCAAAAATGGAGCGCATCTGTAGATAA